TCTTTCACACTAATTTTACTTGGCTAAAGTACAGGTATGCTATGTTTACTATGGAAAGTATCAGTAAAACCGACCAGCTCAGCTTGAGCATCCACTGCCAGTAAACTCTTGCAGTAATGTTGTCTATAAGAGTTACAGTAAAGAATGCAGCCGCAGACAAAAGTATACCTATCAGTGGGTTTACTGCCCAGAATACGAAGATAAGTCCTGTCAAGAACACGTATTCATAGAAGTGCCCAATCTCAATTCCGGCCAAGCCTGGTCCTGAATATTCGGTCGTCATACCTTTAACCAGCTCCTGGTGAGCATGGTGAGAGGTTGAATAATCAAATGGTGATTTTTTCAATTTTATATTCAGAACAACAAACATTGCTATGAATATAAGAGGTGTATAAAACAGCAGAGGTTTATCTGCTTGTACTACTGCGGATAACTTAAAGGTGCCTGTAAGCAAGTATATTGCAAGAGCATACAGTATTAAAATTGGTTCATAAGCCAGTACAGCCATGATTTCTCTTGAACTTCCTAGCCTGGCGTATGGAGAACCAGTACTCATTCCTCCTACAATAAGAGCTACTGAAGATACTGTGTACACAAATATTATCATCAGAATATCTGCTTGGAACACTAACATCAAGAGGCTTAGAATTAAGAAGGCTACATATATTACCACGTAGAAGTTCTGAGAGGGGTTTACAACCATATTGTCTTT
The Methanosarcina thermophila TM-1 genome window above contains:
- a CDS encoding respiratory chain complex I subunit 1 family protein, whose amino-acid sequence is MNATDILIAALVIFVAPIIGCLYAGIDRIITARLQGRVGPPLLQPYYDVKKLLSKDNMVVNPSQNFYVVIYVAFLILSLLMLVFQADILMIIFVYTVSSVALIVGGMSTGSPYARLGSSREIMAVLAYEPILILYALAIYLLTGTFKLSAVVQADKPLLFYTPLIFIAMFVVLNIKLKKSPFDYSTSHHAHQELVKGMTTEYSGPGLAGIEIGHFYEYVFLTGLIFVFWAVNPLIGILLSAAAFFTVTLIDNITARVYWQWMLKLSWSVLLILSIVNIAYLYFSQVKLV